A genomic region of Dehalococcoidia bacterium contains the following coding sequences:
- a CDS encoding N,N-dimethylformamidase large subunit translates to SGICHASYRRPLVNLRPGYLPVGANSCSGLRHFQADSHLTSWMEHMGYEFDVITDYELHNEGMDVLSSYALVVPGSHPEYQTKATLDARHVYRDSGGKLVYLGGNGFYWRVAVHPENPALIEIRRAEGGIRAWAAEPGEYYNSFDGKYGGLWRRSGRRPQLLAGVGFSAQGQFYGSYYRRTKPSYSKFFAWMFEGIDDDLLGDFGFSGGGAAGFELDRYDQHLGSPKNAIVVASSENHNSTFVLVPEEHLTHLTNLPGVPSKDLIRADMTYFENDAGGAVFSTGSITFCGSLPTNNFDNNISKLLSNVFNRFLNR, encoded by the coding sequence AAGCGGGATATGCCACGCCAGCTACAGGCGGCCATTAGTCAATCTTCGACCTGGATACCTCCCGGTTGGAGCAAATTCTTGCTCTGGACTCCGTCATTTTCAGGCAGATAGCCATTTAACTTCCTGGATGGAGCATATGGGCTACGAGTTTGACGTCATCACTGATTATGAGTTGCATAATGAAGGAATGGATGTGCTGTCCAGCTATGCGTTAGTTGTGCCCGGTTCGCATCCCGAGTACCAGACAAAAGCCACGCTTGACGCACGCCATGTTTACAGGGACTCCGGAGGGAAACTCGTTTATTTGGGAGGAAATGGATTCTACTGGCGCGTGGCAGTTCATCCAGAAAACCCTGCCCTCATTGAAATTCGCCGAGCAGAGGGTGGTATTCGTGCCTGGGCTGCGGAGCCAGGAGAATACTATAACTCCTTCGACGGGAAGTATGGTGGCTTATGGCGCAGAAGCGGACGCCGCCCTCAATTACTTGCAGGTGTGGGATTTTCTGCACAAGGTCAATTCTATGGGTCGTACTATCGACGGACAAAGCCAAGCTACTCAAAGTTCTTTGCATGGATGTTTGAAGGTATTGATGATGATTTGCTGGGGGATTTTGGGTTCAGTGGGGGTGGTGCAGCTGGCTTTGAACTTGATCGTTATGATCAGCACCTAGGGTCGCCCAAAAACGCGATAGTTGTTGCCTCTTCTGAAAATCATAATTCCACTTTCGTGTTAGTGCCTGAAGAGCATCTCACTCACCTGACCAATCTCCCCGGAGTTCCAAGCAAAGATTTGATTCGTGCAGATATGACTTATTTTGAAAACGATGCTGGCGGTGCTGTTTTTTCCACAGGATCAATTACTTTTTGCGGAAGCCTTCCCACCAATAATTTTGATAACAATATTTCAAAACTTTTATCTAATGTTTTTAAT